One genomic window of Tatumella citrea includes the following:
- a CDS encoding molybdopterin-dependent oxidoreductase — protein sequence MSSSKKMHSAHWGAFRAEMQDGEVRVTPFPGDPDPSPLLDNFTNALNHPARVTQPMVRRGWLEQGPGPDSRRGSDEYLPLSWPEAIELVSNELKRVGSAYGPEGIFGGSYGWSSAGRFHHAQSQVHRFLNTALGGYVRSVNSYSSGSAAVLLPHIVGSMDEIARKGVSWQEIATDTDIVMAFGGLALKNSQVASGGISEHTERGFMQQAAARGARFISVSPLASDLPAEADGEWLAIIPGTDAALIIGILSVLTEQQLTDEAFLAEYCVGWPAMVAYLRGEEDGVVRDAHWAADICGISAAEITALAQRLHGKRVLITVAHALQRSQHGEQPVWLGLVLAAALGQPGLPGGGFTYALGALGHYGKLFNLVSFPSLPQGRNGIDRFIPVAKISDMLLHPGEPFHYNGRRLTYPDIRLVYWAGGNPFHHHQDLARLRRAFCQPDTLIVHETAWTATARHADIVLPATMTLEREDIGGAPTDRHLFAMHPVAKPVGLARDDFEIFVELARALGREQEFTEGRSSQQWLEMMYGQLREKLAALQFTLPDYQTFQQLGMIELPQHTESGLMMKAFRRDPQGAPLTTPSGKIEIYSATIAGFGYADCPGHPVWLAPQEQAVAGESCWLIANQPATRLHSQLDFGKYSQSSKRQNREVCCLHPEDAKAAGISEGDIVELYNDRGTALASASLTAQIRRGVIQLPTGAWYDPVEPRADKPVCRHGNPNVLTRDIGTSALAQGCTGQITVVKVRKFTGELPPMQAFIPPAGAVCQTA from the coding sequence ATGAGTTCATCTAAGAAAATGCATAGCGCCCATTGGGGGGCTTTTCGTGCCGAGATGCAGGACGGAGAAGTCCGCGTGACTCCGTTTCCGGGCGATCCGGACCCCAGTCCGTTACTGGATAACTTTACCAACGCACTGAATCATCCGGCTCGTGTCACTCAGCCAATGGTTCGCCGTGGCTGGCTGGAACAGGGGCCTGGCCCGGACTCTCGACGTGGTAGCGATGAATACCTGCCACTCAGTTGGCCGGAAGCTATCGAACTGGTAAGTAACGAACTTAAACGGGTGGGTTCGGCTTACGGCCCTGAAGGGATCTTTGGCGGGTCCTACGGCTGGTCGAGTGCCGGGCGTTTTCATCATGCCCAGAGTCAGGTACACCGGTTTCTGAACACTGCGCTTGGCGGCTATGTGCGATCGGTTAACAGCTACAGTTCCGGTTCTGCAGCCGTGTTGTTACCGCATATTGTGGGCTCAATGGATGAGATTGCCCGTAAGGGCGTAAGCTGGCAGGAAATTGCCACAGACACCGATATTGTTATGGCGTTTGGCGGCCTGGCTCTAAAAAATTCGCAGGTAGCCAGTGGTGGAATCAGTGAGCATACCGAGCGTGGCTTTATGCAACAGGCTGCAGCACGGGGAGCCCGGTTTATTTCAGTCAGCCCGCTGGCCAGTGATCTGCCTGCTGAGGCCGATGGTGAGTGGCTGGCCATTATTCCTGGAACAGATGCGGCACTGATTATCGGCATTCTCTCTGTTCTGACGGAACAACAACTGACTGATGAAGCCTTTCTGGCAGAGTATTGTGTTGGCTGGCCAGCTATGGTGGCTTATCTTCGTGGTGAAGAGGATGGGGTGGTGCGGGATGCTCACTGGGCAGCGGATATTTGTGGTATCAGCGCTGCTGAGATCACCGCACTGGCGCAGCGTTTACACGGGAAGAGGGTACTGATTACCGTAGCACATGCCCTACAGCGCTCTCAGCACGGAGAACAGCCGGTATGGCTGGGACTGGTACTGGCAGCGGCTCTTGGTCAGCCTGGCTTACCCGGGGGTGGTTTTACCTACGCGCTGGGTGCGTTGGGACATTACGGTAAACTGTTTAATCTGGTGAGTTTCCCTTCGCTGCCACAGGGGCGTAACGGAATTGACCGTTTTATCCCGGTCGCAAAAATTTCCGATATGCTGTTACATCCCGGCGAGCCCTTCCACTATAACGGCCGTCGACTGACCTATCCGGACATTCGGCTGGTGTACTGGGCGGGAGGAAATCCTTTCCATCATCACCAGGATCTCGCCAGGTTGCGTCGGGCATTTTGCCAGCCTGATACTCTGATAGTGCATGAAACCGCCTGGACCGCGACTGCCCGTCATGCTGATATTGTGTTGCCGGCGACCATGACGCTGGAACGTGAAGATATTGGCGGTGCCCCGACTGACCGGCATCTGTTTGCCATGCATCCGGTGGCTAAACCGGTAGGTCTGGCCCGTGATGATTTCGAGATTTTTGTGGAGCTGGCGCGTGCGCTAGGCCGTGAGCAGGAGTTTACCGAAGGGCGGAGTTCTCAGCAGTGGCTGGAAATGATGTATGGTCAGTTGCGGGAAAAACTGGCGGCACTGCAGTTTACGTTACCGGATTATCAGACGTTTCAACAACTGGGTATGATTGAATTACCTCAGCACACCGAAAGCGGACTGATGATGAAAGCGTTTCGTCGTGATCCGCAAGGGGCACCGCTGACCACGCCCAGCGGGAAGATAGAGATCTATTCCGCGACGATTGCTGGTTTTGGTTATGCCGACTGCCCCGGACATCCGGTGTGGTTAGCTCCGCAAGAACAGGCTGTGGCGGGAGAGTCCTGCTGGTTAATTGCCAACCAGCCAGCTACCCGGTTACACAGTCAGCTGGATTTCGGTAAGTACAGTCAGAGCAGTAAGCGTCAGAATCGTGAAGTTTGTTGCCTGCACCCTGAAGATGCCAAAGCTGCGGGGATCAGCGAAGGGGATATCGTTGAACTGTATAACGACAGGGGGACGGCTCTGGCTTCAGCCAGCCTGACGGCGCAGATTCGTCGGGGAGTAATTCAGCTGCCGACCGGTGCCTGGTATGATCCGGTGGAACCGCGTGCCGATAAGCCGGTATGCAGACACGGTAACCCGAATGTTCTTACCCGGGATATTGGCACATCCGCTCTGGCTCAGGGCTGTACCGGGCAGATTACCGTGGTTAAAGTGCGGAAGTTCACCGGCGAATTACCGCCGATGCAGGCGTTTATTCCTCCTGCCGGGGCAGTTTGCCAGACCGCCTGA
- a CDS encoding amino acid ABC transporter ATP-binding protein yields MAEAIYLRKVTKRFSGNTILKQVDLDIPAGSVTVILGPSGSGKSTLLRCINHLEKLDGGTIRVGEELVGYHQKGHTLHERSNRDIARQRRDIGMVFQQFNLFPHRTVLQNIIDAPMRVKKQGRQQSIDQALELLKHVGLDGRENEWPQNLSGGQQQRVAIARALAMNPGVMLFDEPTSALDPELVGEVLQVIKQLAHSGITMVIVTHEIGFAKEVADNIVFMESGSIVAAGPTQQVLDDPQNGRVREFIATVL; encoded by the coding sequence GTGGCTGAGGCTATTTACTTACGTAAAGTGACCAAGCGATTTTCCGGTAACACCATTCTTAAACAGGTTGATCTGGATATTCCTGCCGGTTCAGTGACGGTGATTCTGGGGCCTTCGGGGTCCGGAAAATCGACTCTGTTACGTTGCATCAACCATCTTGAAAAACTGGATGGCGGTACGATCCGTGTCGGTGAAGAGCTGGTGGGATATCACCAGAAAGGTCATACCCTGCATGAACGCAGCAACCGTGATATCGCGCGTCAGCGTCGCGATATCGGGATGGTGTTTCAGCAGTTCAACCTGTTCCCTCACCGTACTGTGCTGCAGAACATCATTGATGCACCGATGCGGGTTAAAAAACAGGGGCGTCAGCAGAGTATCGATCAGGCGCTGGAACTGCTGAAACATGTAGGGCTGGATGGCCGTGAAAATGAATGGCCACAAAACCTTTCCGGTGGGCAACAACAGCGAGTGGCGATTGCCAGAGCGCTGGCGATGAACCCCGGAGTGATGTTGTTTGATGAACCGACCTCCGCACTTGATCCTGAGCTGGTGGGTGAAGTATTGCAGGTGATTAAGCAACTGGCACATTCCGGAATCACTATGGTGATTGTGACCCACGAAATCGGCTTTGCTAAAGAAGTGGCTGATAACATCGTGTTTATGGAGTCAGGCAGCATTGTTGCCGCTGGCCCCACGCAGCAGGTACTTGATGATCCGCAAAACGGACGGGTACGTGAATTTATCGCAACGGTGCTTTAG
- a CDS encoding amino acid ABC transporter permease yields the protein MKSVTEPAEELKIVGKRYYGRWISALIVLLCVAGMIDSMVNNPNFAWQVIADNFTEASILQGVLMTLHLTVISVVLGFFFGTLLALMRLSSNPVLSTVSWAYTWFFRGVPMLVQLFLWYNVAALYPTLSVSLPGLGELWSVKSNTLISPFTAAVIALVMHQSAYAAEIVRAGIQSVSNGQIEAARALGYRPAQIFRYTILPQAMRAILPPAGNEVIGQLKTTAIVSVISLQDVLYSAQIIYQRTYEVIPLLLVATLWYLLMTSVLSVGQYYIERYFSRGVTRREPSGIAKLLSRVARKEVSRG from the coding sequence ATGAAATCAGTAACTGAACCGGCAGAAGAACTAAAAATTGTCGGTAAACGTTATTATGGTCGTTGGATTAGCGCACTGATCGTCCTGTTATGTGTGGCGGGAATGATCGATTCAATGGTCAATAACCCGAACTTTGCATGGCAGGTGATAGCCGATAACTTTACCGAAGCGTCGATACTGCAGGGGGTATTAATGACCCTGCACCTGACCGTGATCTCGGTAGTGCTTGGTTTCTTTTTCGGTACCTTGTTAGCGTTAATGCGTCTGTCGTCGAATCCGGTGCTTTCCACCGTGAGCTGGGCCTATACCTGGTTCTTCCGTGGTGTACCGATGCTGGTTCAGCTATTCCTGTGGTACAACGTTGCTGCGTTGTACCCGACCCTGTCCGTTTCTTTGCCGGGACTGGGTGAGCTGTGGAGTGTGAAGTCAAATACGCTGATAAGCCCGTTCACGGCGGCAGTGATTGCCCTGGTGATGCATCAGTCGGCCTATGCCGCCGAGATTGTACGTGCCGGTATTCAGAGTGTCAGTAACGGACAGATTGAAGCCGCCCGCGCGTTGGGATACCGCCCGGCACAGATTTTTCGCTACACCATTTTACCGCAGGCGATGCGAGCCATCCTGCCTCCGGCGGGTAATGAAGTGATTGGTCAGCTAAAAACCACGGCGATAGTTTCGGTAATATCCCTACAGGATGTACTTTACTCGGCCCAGATCATCTATCAACGCACTTACGAGGTGATTCCTCTGCTGTTGGTAGCAACGCTCTGGTATCTGCTGATGACGTCAGTGCTTTCTGTGGGGCAGTATTATATTGAACGCTATTTTTCCCGCGGGGTGACACGCCGTGAACCTTCGGGGATCGCTAAACTGCTGAGCCGTGTGGCCCGCAAGGAGGTATCCCGTGGCTGA
- a CDS encoding ABC transporter substrate-binding protein, with protein MNRFLKGIAVVVSALSATSALAADLSVPTHSSIQVKEDPALNKLLPADIAKRGYIVAATNPNTPPTTFFETDNKTLAGREIDVMNAVGQRLGVQVQWRNSGGFDNIIPGLKTGRYDVALSNINATQTRLKLIDFVSYYDASKLGVISLKSSDIKPFTSFDALCGNQVGAGSGTTQVTRLEDASKQCQTEGKKPIQVAVFPDRPAGVQAVVSGRVPMFLGPYEGLIWQVKQIKPATVSGVLTVNDAPVSVAFPKDSPLEPAVQAALNSLIKDGSYQKILDHWGIGFGAVKQSLRNEEIFK; from the coding sequence GTGAACAGATTTTTAAAAGGAATAGCTGTCGTCGTGTCAGCACTCAGTGCGACCAGTGCTCTGGCAGCCGATCTCTCAGTACCGACTCACAGTTCAATCCAGGTCAAAGAAGATCCTGCACTGAATAAGCTATTACCTGCCGATATTGCCAAACGTGGTTACATTGTGGCGGCAACCAACCCAAACACACCACCGACCACGTTTTTTGAAACTGACAATAAAACTCTGGCAGGGCGCGAAATCGATGTGATGAATGCCGTAGGTCAGCGTCTGGGTGTTCAGGTGCAGTGGCGTAACAGTGGTGGTTTTGACAATATCATTCCTGGTCTGAAAACCGGCCGCTATGATGTGGCGTTATCCAATATTAATGCCACTCAAACCCGTCTGAAACTGATTGATTTTGTCAGCTACTACGATGCCAGCAAACTAGGGGTTATTTCGCTGAAATCTTCTGATATTAAGCCGTTTACCTCATTTGATGCGTTGTGTGGCAATCAGGTCGGCGCCGGTTCAGGCACCACTCAGGTGACCCGTCTGGAAGATGCCAGCAAACAGTGCCAGACCGAAGGTAAAAAACCTATTCAGGTCGCGGTATTCCCGGACCGTCCGGCAGGTGTTCAGGCCGTGGTCAGCGGACGGGTACCGATGTTCCTGGGACCGTATGAAGGTCTGATCTGGCAGGTGAAACAGATTAAGCCTGCCACCGTCAGTGGTGTGTTAACGGTGAATGATGCCCCGGTGTCAGTGGCTTTCCCGAAAGACTCTCCGTTGGAACCTGCGGTTCAGGCGGCACTAAACTCCCTGATTAAAGATGGCTCATACCAGAAAATTCTCGACCACTGGGGTATTGGTTTTGGTGCAGTAAAACAGTCACTTCGTAATGAAGAGATCTTTAAATGA
- a CDS encoding 2-hydroxyacid dehydrogenase: MTAASEGRAANKAVFLDYASLDFGDLDPACLYNVLPELELYPHTAPAEIVERLQDAEIAIVSDLLLPAEIFSQLPQLKLVLLSATGTNAVDLQAARQHGVTVCNCQGYGTHSVAQHTLALILSLTNHVARYDALVRQGDWAASDRFCLTNYPLTELNGKLLGIVGQGELGSKVAQLAEAFGMQVRFAQLPGRDSSPDKLPLDELLATADVVALHCPLTPETSGLINSYRLSLMKPSALLINSARGALIDEQALAEALRRGEIGGAAVDVLSQEPPSPDNPLLAGGIPNLLITPHIAWGSTEARQGALFQLAENVSAWQSGAALRVVS, from the coding sequence ATGACTGCAGCCTCAGAAGGCCGTGCGGCGAACAAGGCAGTATTTTTAGACTATGCGTCGCTGGATTTTGGCGATCTTGATCCGGCGTGTTTGTACAACGTACTACCTGAACTGGAACTGTATCCACATACCGCACCCGCGGAAATCGTTGAGCGGTTACAGGATGCAGAAATTGCCATTGTCAGCGATCTGCTGTTACCGGCGGAAATTTTTAGCCAGTTACCGCAGTTAAAGCTGGTGCTGTTGTCGGCGACCGGAACCAATGCAGTGGATTTACAGGCTGCCCGCCAACATGGGGTGACAGTGTGCAACTGCCAGGGGTACGGCACCCATTCGGTTGCTCAGCACACCCTGGCTCTGATCCTGTCACTGACCAATCATGTTGCCCGTTATGATGCACTGGTCAGACAGGGTGACTGGGCCGCATCGGACCGGTTTTGTCTGACAAATTACCCGCTGACAGAACTCAACGGTAAATTGTTGGGGATTGTGGGGCAGGGTGAACTGGGCAGTAAAGTGGCACAGCTGGCAGAAGCATTTGGTATGCAGGTCAGGTTTGCGCAGTTACCGGGGCGCGACAGCAGTCCGGATAAACTGCCACTGGATGAGCTGCTGGCGACAGCAGACGTGGTGGCATTACATTGTCCACTGACTCCGGAAACCAGCGGGCTGATTAATTCTTACCGGCTGAGTTTAATGAAGCCATCGGCCTTGCTGATCAACAGCGCCCGCGGAGCATTGATTGATGAACAGGCGCTGGCGGAGGCTTTACGTCGCGGTGAAATCGGCGGGGCTGCGGTGGATGTGCTGAGCCAGGAACCGCCGTCACCGGACAATCCATTACTGGCCGGGGGGATTCCAAATTTGTTGATTACTCCACATATCGCCTGGGGCAGTACCGAAGCTCGTCAGGGAGCACTTTTTCAGCTGGCTGAAAATGTCAGTGCCTGGCAGTCAGGTGCTGCGCTGCGGGTAGTCAGTTAG
- a CDS encoding class II aldolase and adducin N-terminal domain-containing protein, whose amino-acid sequence MSLSHEQQLRIDLAAVFRICAQLNMHEAVANHFSAAVSEDGKKFLINPKWVHFSRIKPGDLLLLDADNPEDGKRSDVDPTAWAIHGQIHQRLPHVKVVLHLHPVYTTAISCLEEPVIPPIDQNTARYFRRVAVDTMYGGMADTEAEGERLTSLLQGHSRLLMGNHGVMVTAANVGEAFDDIYTLERACQILITALSTGKPLRVLADDVAEKTAQDWEKITDFSREHFEEMKRMLIKNDPSFLE is encoded by the coding sequence ATGTCGTTAAGCCACGAACAACAGTTACGTATTGATTTGGCAGCAGTATTTCGCATCTGTGCACAGCTGAATATGCATGAAGCTGTTGCTAACCATTTCAGTGCGGCAGTTTCAGAAGACGGTAAAAAATTTCTGATCAACCCGAAATGGGTACATTTCTCACGGATTAAACCGGGGGATCTGCTGCTGCTGGATGCAGATAATCCTGAAGATGGTAAACGCAGTGATGTTGACCCGACAGCCTGGGCCATTCACGGACAGATTCATCAGCGACTCCCGCATGTGAAAGTCGTTCTGCATCTGCATCCGGTCTACACCACCGCCATTTCCTGTCTGGAAGAACCGGTGATCCCGCCAATCGACCAGAATACCGCCAGATATTTCCGCCGGGTCGCGGTTGATACCATGTATGGTGGTATGGCGGATACGGAAGCGGAAGGTGAACGCCTGACCAGCCTGTTGCAGGGCCACAGTCGTTTGCTGATGGGTAACCACGGAGTAATGGTAACGGCGGCGAATGTCGGCGAAGCGTTTGATGATATTTATACTCTGGAACGCGCCTGTCAGATCCTGATTACTGCACTGTCTACCGGTAAGCCGTTACGGGTACTGGCAGATGATGTTGCTGAAAAAACCGCTCAGGACTGGGAAAAGATTACCGATTTCTCCCGTGAACATTTTGAAGAAATGAAGCGGATGCTGATCAAAAACGATCCATCGTTTCTGGAGTAG
- a CDS encoding ABC transporter substrate-binding protein: MVAAGAHADFLQAGKIVAGSDVTFAPYEYMKNDKPAGFDIEMLTGVAKAMGRQLVTLDTRFPNLIPGLKGKKFDVTNSAMYITPERLKVVDMIPYLKTGQSIVVLAGSQFKPKSAEDLCGHKVSVMAGTSFLQNLHKFSTDYCVKNNLKPMAISEFSTDPQATQALLSHAADAQITDVAVALSAVDKLKGRLIISSDKLLYPQLLGMGVRKDDPQVKQAITEGLQKFTQTAEYRQLLAKYKFSAPTAEDIKTLMPTAE; encoded by the coding sequence ATGGTTGCGGCAGGAGCACATGCTGACTTCCTGCAGGCGGGAAAAATTGTAGCCGGTTCAGATGTGACATTTGCTCCTTATGAATATATGAAGAATGATAAGCCGGCAGGCTTTGACATTGAGATGCTGACCGGAGTGGCGAAAGCGATGGGTCGTCAACTGGTCACTCTGGATACCCGTTTCCCGAACCTGATCCCGGGGCTGAAAGGTAAAAAGTTTGATGTGACCAACTCAGCCATGTACATCACTCCGGAACGTCTGAAGGTGGTGGATATGATCCCTTACCTGAAAACCGGACAGAGCATTGTGGTATTGGCGGGTAGCCAGTTTAAGCCAAAATCTGCGGAAGACTTATGTGGTCACAAAGTTTCTGTAATGGCCGGGACATCTTTCCTGCAGAATCTGCATAAATTCTCGACCGATTATTGCGTTAAAAATAACCTGAAACCGATGGCTATCAGTGAATTCTCTACTGACCCACAGGCAACTCAGGCGCTGCTGTCACACGCGGCTGACGCACAGATTACCGATGTGGCTGTCGCACTGTCTGCGGTCGATAAGCTGAAAGGTCGTCTGATTATCAGCTCTGACAAACTGTTATATCCACAGCTGTTGGGCATGGGTGTCCGTAAAGATGATCCGCAGGTGAAACAGGCGATCACTGAGGGATTACAGAAGTTCACTCAGACAGCGGAATACCGTCAGTTACTGGCAAAATATAAATTTTCTGCCCCTACCGCGGAAGATATCAAAACGCTGATGCCGACAGCTGAATAA